The window GGCCGGATCGGTTTCTACGTACCCTCTTCGGGGCAGGAGGCTTGTTCCGTCGGCGCAGGCTATTGCGTCCGGGAAGGCGACTGGCTCTTCCCCGCATACAGGGACCACGGAATGGCGCTGATGCGCGGCTGCCCGCTCGTCACGCTGGTGGCACAGCTCTACGGCAACGATGCGGACCCGACGCGGGGGCGGCAGATGCCCAACCATTGGTGCGACCAACGCATCCGCCTCGTCTCGGTGTCCTCCCCCGTGGCCACCCAGCTCCCGCACGCGGTCGGCGCGTCGTACGCGGCGAAGCTCCGGGGGGAGCCGGTCGCGGCGATCGCGACGTTCGGGGACGGCGGGACGTCCACCGGGGAGTTCCACGCGGGCATGAACTTCGCGGGCGTCTTCCGGACCCCCACGATCTTCCTCTGCGAAAACAACCAGTACGCCATCTCCGTGCACGTGTCGCGGCAGACCGCCGCGCCGACGCTGGCGGCCAAGGCGGCGGCGTACGGCATCCCCGGAATCCGCGTCGACGGGAACGACGTCCTCGCCGTGCTGAAGGTCGCCCGCGAGGCGCTCGAGCGCGCCCGCTCCGGCGAAGGGCCGACCATGATCGAGGCGGTCACGTACCGCATGGGCCCCCACTCCACCTCGGACGACCCGAGCGTCTATCGGACGGAGGACGAGGTGGCGCAGTGGCGGAGGAAAGACCCGATCCGCCGCTTCGCGGAGCATCTGAGGAAACGGGGGCTCCTCGACGACGCGGCCGAGGAGGCGGCGCGGTCCGAAGCGAAGGAAGCGGTCCAGCGGGCGGTCGAGGAGGTGGAAGCGGCGCCTCCGGTGCCCGTCGAGAGCCTGTTCGAAGACGTGTTCGCGGAGATGCCGTGGCATCTGGCGGAGCAACGGGACGCCCTCCTCTCCGGAAAGGGGGAGACCCGGTGACGCAGGCTACGCTGCTGCAGGCGATCCGCGATACCCTCCACGAGGAGATGGCCCGCGACCCGCGGGTGGTGGTGATGGGCGAGGACGTCGGCCGCGAAGGCGGCGTCTTCCGTGTGACCGAGGGGCTTCACGCGAAGTTCGGCCCCGACCGGGTCCTCGACATGCCGCTGAACGAGGGCGGCATCGTCGGCATGGCGATCGGGATGGCGCTGAACGGGCTGCGCCCGGTCGTGGAGATCGAGTTCGCCGACTTCATCTTCCCCGCCTTCGACCAGATCGTCTCCGAGCTCGCGAAGCTCCGGTACCGCTCCGGCGGACAGTTCCCCGCGCCGGTGGTCATCCGCGCCCCCTCGG is drawn from Thermodesulfobacteriota bacterium and contains these coding sequences:
- the pdhA gene encoding pyruvate dehydrogenase (acetyl-transferring) E1 component subunit alpha, which codes for MKKKAESKEYPMVTVLLPDGMADPANDPGLPDPELLAVFGKMNLVRAMDEKAIALQRSGRIGFYVPSSGQEACSVGAGYCVREGDWLFPAYRDHGMALMRGCPLVTLVAQLYGNDADPTRGRQMPNHWCDQRIRLVSVSSPVATQLPHAVGASYAAKLRGEPVAAIATFGDGGTSTGEFHAGMNFAGVFRTPTIFLCENNQYAISVHVSRQTAAPTLAAKAAAYGIPGIRVDGNDVLAVLKVAREALERARSGEGPTMIEAVTYRMGPHSTSDDPSVYRTEDEVAQWRRKDPIRRFAEHLRKRGLLDDAAEEAARSEAKEAVQRAVEEVEAAPPVPVESLFEDVFAEMPWHLAEQRDALLSGKGETR